The Acidicapsa ligni genome contains a region encoding:
- a CDS encoding CHRD domain-containing protein, whose translation MKTTKSLFRALVAAAALAVVSISAQAATIHFKTELKASSEVPPKDSAGTGTLTGTLDTETNEFKYHVEFSGLTGPVVAAHFHGPAAEGVNAKPQVPIKGSPIASPIEGKAKLTPEQAKDLVDGKWYFNLHTAANPGGEVRGQVVKAE comes from the coding sequence TTGAAAACCACAAAAAGTCTCTTTCGAGCACTCGTCGCAGCGGCCGCTTTAGCGGTTGTTTCAATCAGTGCTCAGGCTGCAACGATCCATTTCAAAACGGAGTTGAAGGCGTCGTCCGAGGTTCCGCCCAAGGACAGTGCAGGCACGGGTACCCTAACTGGAACACTCGATACGGAGACCAATGAATTCAAGTATCACGTTGAGTTCAGTGGGCTGACTGGCCCAGTTGTCGCAGCGCATTTTCACGGACCAGCTGCCGAGGGAGTGAATGCAAAGCCGCAGGTCCCTATCAAGGGCAGTCCGATTGCGAGCCCAATCGAAGGCAAGGCAAAGCTTACACCAGAGCAGGCGAAAGACCTGGTCGACGGTAAGTGGTATTTCAACCTGCATACCGCTGCGAATCCAGGCGGAGAAGTTCGCGGTCAGGTTGTGAAGGCTGAGTAG
- a CDS encoding M67 family metallopeptidase, translating to MSILFVTQAVYDSIRSHGEETYPHECCGALLGKSTPEGMRVVAEVRANNTRTDSAHNRYNIAPLELVKIERKATQQGLEIAGFYHSHPDHPAQWSKTDFEEAHWLGCTYVITSVTQGKADITNAFLLSGSKEEEKRFDNQTIQICELLQIST from the coding sequence GTGAGCATATTGTTCGTAACCCAGGCTGTATATGATTCCATCCGCTCTCATGGAGAGGAGACCTATCCTCACGAGTGCTGCGGAGCGCTCCTCGGCAAGTCCACGCCCGAGGGCATGCGCGTAGTCGCAGAAGTGCGCGCGAACAATACGAGGACCGACTCAGCGCACAATCGCTACAACATTGCGCCACTGGAGTTAGTAAAGATTGAGCGCAAAGCTACACAACAAGGGTTGGAGATTGCAGGCTTCTACCACTCGCATCCCGACCACCCGGCGCAGTGGTCGAAAACGGATTTTGAGGAAGCACATTGGCTCGGTTGCACTTACGTAATTACATCTGTAACGCAGGGTAAGGCAGATATAACCAACGCTTTTCTTCTGAGCGGTTCGAAAGAAGAAGAAAAGCGATTCGACAATCAGACCATTCAGATTTGCGAACTTTTGCAAATCTCCACCTGA